The following proteins come from a genomic window of Pyxidicoccus sp. MSG2:
- the speD gene encoding adenosylmethionine decarboxylase has protein sequence MLRSRHAGGVPTLTTGQEWLVDASGCAPERLKDAAALAALFEELIVLLHLKVVGQPQWHVFPEPGGITGLTLLAESHLTIHTFPEHGFAALNVYCCRTRARPDFESLLARHLGAASSHVRELKRGGVA, from the coding sequence ATGCTAAGAAGCCGTCACGCAGGAGGGGTTCCGACGCTGACCACCGGACAGGAGTGGCTGGTTGACGCCAGTGGGTGCGCGCCAGAGCGCCTCAAGGACGCGGCCGCGCTCGCCGCGCTCTTCGAGGAGCTCATCGTCTTGCTGCACCTGAAGGTGGTGGGCCAGCCGCAGTGGCACGTCTTCCCCGAGCCGGGCGGCATCACCGGCCTGACGCTGCTGGCGGAGAGTCACCTGACCATCCACACCTTCCCCGAGCACGGCTTCGCCGCGCTCAACGTCTACTGCTGCCGCACCCGCGCGCGCCCGGACTTCGAGTCCCTGCTGGCGCGGCACCTGGGCGCGGCGTCCAGCCATGTGCGAGAGCTGAAGCGGGGAGGGGTGGCGTGA
- a CDS encoding polyamine aminopropyltransferase, whose protein sequence is MNRTLLYITVLVIATCGLIYELVVGALASYLLGDSITQFSTVIGGYLFAMGIGSYLSRYIERGVAQRFVEVELAVALLGGLCAPLLFLTFTLTSMFQVALYGSVIAIGTLVGLEIPLLLRILKDQLKFKDLVSQVLSLDYLGALAASVAFPLLLVPKLGLVRTSLMFGVLNAAVGLWSTWLLAPLLGNPLRLRIKAVVLTVFLLVGFVLGDRLTTFYEDQLYADDVVHASSSPYQRIILTRGKRGFSLFLNGNLQFASIDEYRYHESLVHPAMVRAGKVERVLILGGGDGLAAREVLRHPQVRSVTLVDLDPAITGLATSYGELAKLNGHSMSDPKMRVLNTDAMRFLAEGDEQYDVVVVDFPDPNNFALGKLYTTGFYKLLKKRLAPDGVAVVQSTSPLFARRSFWCVAQTLKAAGFWTQPYHALVPSFGEWGYVLVAHDVPGRHRPLPEGLLFLDEPTLESLTQFAPDMGPLPAEVNRLNNQVLVHYYEEEWRRWN, encoded by the coding sequence TTGAACAGAACGCTGCTGTACATCACCGTCCTCGTCATCGCGACGTGCGGGCTCATCTACGAGCTCGTCGTCGGGGCGCTCGCGAGCTACCTGCTCGGGGACTCCATCACCCAGTTCTCCACCGTCATTGGCGGCTACCTGTTCGCCATGGGCATCGGCAGCTACCTGTCGCGCTACATCGAGCGCGGGGTGGCGCAGCGCTTCGTGGAGGTGGAGCTGGCGGTGGCGCTGCTGGGCGGCCTGTGCGCGCCGCTGCTGTTCCTCACCTTCACCCTGACCAGCATGTTCCAGGTGGCGCTGTATGGCAGCGTGATTGCCATTGGCACCCTGGTGGGGCTGGAGATTCCCCTGCTGCTGCGCATCCTGAAGGACCAGCTCAAGTTCAAGGACCTGGTCAGCCAGGTGCTGTCGCTGGACTACCTGGGAGCGCTGGCGGCGAGCGTCGCCTTCCCGCTGCTGCTGGTGCCGAAGCTGGGGCTGGTGCGCACCTCGCTGATGTTCGGCGTGCTCAACGCGGCCGTGGGGCTGTGGAGCACGTGGCTCTTGGCGCCGCTCTTGGGCAACCCGCTGCGGCTGCGCATCAAGGCGGTGGTGCTCACGGTGTTCCTGCTGGTGGGCTTCGTGCTGGGGGACCGGCTCACGACGTTCTACGAGGACCAGCTCTACGCGGACGACGTGGTGCATGCGTCCAGCTCGCCGTACCAGCGCATCATCCTGACGCGCGGCAAGCGCGGGTTCTCGCTGTTCCTCAACGGCAACCTCCAGTTCGCCAGCATCGACGAGTACCGCTACCACGAGTCGTTGGTGCACCCGGCCATGGTGCGCGCGGGGAAGGTGGAGCGGGTGCTCATCCTCGGCGGCGGGGACGGGCTCGCCGCGCGCGAGGTGCTGCGCCACCCGCAGGTGCGCTCCGTCACGCTGGTGGACCTGGACCCGGCGATTACCGGGCTGGCGACGAGCTACGGGGAGCTGGCGAAGCTCAACGGGCACTCGATGTCGGACCCGAAGATGCGGGTGCTGAACACGGACGCCATGCGCTTCCTGGCGGAGGGTGACGAGCAGTACGACGTGGTGGTGGTGGACTTCCCGGACCCGAACAACTTCGCGCTGGGGAAGCTGTACACGACGGGCTTCTACAAGCTGCTCAAGAAGCGGCTGGCGCCGGACGGGGTGGCGGTGGTGCAGAGCACCAGCCCGCTGTTCGCCCGGCGCTCCTTCTGGTGCGTGGCGCAGACGCTGAAGGCGGCGGGCTTCTGGACGCAGCCGTACCACGCGCTGGTGCCGTCCTTCGGCGAGTGGGGCTACGTGCTGGTGGCGCACGACGTGCCGGGACGGCACCGCCCGCTGCCGGAAGGGCTGCTCTTCCTGGACGAGCCCACGTTGGAGTCGCTCACGCAGTTCGCTCCCGACATGGGCCCGCTGCCGGCGGAGGTGAACCGGCTGAACAACCAGGTGCTCGTGCACTACTACGAGGAGGAGTGGCGGCGGTGGAACTGA
- a CDS encoding peptidylprolyl isomerase: MTTKDDPKGGGARSLAELHALGIMKRMPAAFSLDSTEPVDIPTVTAPSLEGLTVALVPPAPLTEQDVLDRFDALRRQYADRRVRKPGEDVGVGDEVLLDVLGFANGRLLPFSTREDWRTHVIADPVLPGFFEALAGAKVGQSFGIELKLPDTWPVESLRGQTARFLLDVKAAQELKLLADDSPELLKRLRMASLTDVMRHLGEELARERTEEMDRLTQERVMDVLVERTQVSLSTALVNEEIRRRWAETERPILARKAFQPDELQEALEGWQRDSLTRADAVRRLTLALALRAIATRDGVQPEKKATDALINDLAGLSGVSRQDLGKTVKEDAALARRLYDLALHLATVDHVMKKVKLTAPA; encoded by the coding sequence ATGACGACGAAGGACGACCCGAAGGGCGGCGGAGCGCGTTCGCTGGCCGAGCTTCACGCGCTCGGCATCATGAAGCGGATGCCCGCCGCCTTCTCGTTGGACAGCACCGAGCCGGTGGACATCCCCACCGTCACCGCCCCCTCGCTGGAGGGGCTGACGGTGGCCCTGGTGCCCCCGGCTCCGCTGACGGAGCAGGACGTCCTCGACCGCTTCGATGCGCTCCGCCGCCAGTACGCCGACCGCCGCGTGCGCAAGCCGGGTGAGGACGTGGGCGTGGGGGACGAGGTGCTCCTGGACGTGCTCGGCTTCGCCAACGGGCGGCTGCTGCCCTTCTCCACGCGGGAGGACTGGCGGACGCATGTGATTGCGGACCCGGTACTGCCGGGCTTCTTCGAGGCGCTGGCCGGCGCGAAGGTGGGTCAGTCCTTCGGCATCGAGCTCAAGCTGCCGGACACCTGGCCCGTGGAGTCGCTGCGCGGGCAGACGGCGCGCTTCCTCCTGGACGTGAAGGCGGCGCAGGAGTTGAAGCTCCTGGCGGATGACTCGCCGGAACTGCTGAAGCGGCTGCGCATGGCCAGCCTCACGGACGTCATGCGCCACCTGGGCGAGGAGCTGGCCCGCGAGCGCACCGAGGAGATGGACCGCCTCACCCAGGAGCGGGTGATGGACGTGCTGGTGGAGCGCACGCAGGTGTCGCTGTCCACCGCGCTGGTGAACGAGGAGATCCGCCGCCGCTGGGCGGAGACCGAGCGCCCCATCCTCGCCCGCAAGGCCTTCCAGCCGGACGAACTGCAGGAGGCGCTGGAGGGGTGGCAGCGGGATTCGCTTACCCGCGCGGACGCGGTGCGGCGCCTGACGCTGGCCCTGGCGCTGCGGGCCATCGCCACGCGTGACGGCGTGCAGCCGGAGAAGAAGGCCACGGATGCGCTCATCAACGACCTCGCCGGCCTGTCCGGCGTGTCCCGCCAGGATCTGGGCAAGACGGTGAAGGAGGACGCGGCGCTCGCCCGGCGGCTGTACGACCTGGCGCTGCACCTGGCCACCGTCGACCACGTGATGAAGAAGGTGAAGCTGACCGCGCCGGCCTGA
- a CDS encoding DUF350 domain-containing protein: protein MLLLGVVVSLDGVLASVIYSLIGLAVFVAGFYVIRLILPFDVNKELEVDQNTAVGIVIGSFIIGLAIIVAAAIGG from the coding sequence ATGTTGCTGCTCGGTGTGGTGGTGAGCCTGGATGGAGTGCTGGCGAGCGTCATCTACTCGCTCATCGGTCTGGCGGTGTTCGTGGCGGGCTTCTACGTCATCCGCCTCATCCTCCCCTTCGACGTGAACAAGGAGCTGGAGGTCGACCAGAACACGGCGGTCGGCATCGTCATCGGCTCCTTCATCATCGGCCTGGCCATCATCGTGGCGGCCGCCATCGGGGGTTGA
- a CDS encoding DUF4178 domain-containing protein has product MTQQGQCPSCGVLIEFTAGSAQVVVCAHCQTVVARSGATFEAHGKIGRIVPTDSPLQLGAEGRYARAGYRIIGHLQKDHGAGPWDEWYVEFDDGRTGWISESEGAFHLLFDAGVEEGLVLESLQPGERLRLRNRAWVIEERGHGRVVSAEGQLPSDVDPTQDAWYVDATGGKGTFLTLDFGTRGQDPEVFTGEALKLEQLGIAASQLRPRARKVEMKQARCTNCNGPLELRAPDKSLRVACPYCGALLDVSHGQLSFLRLLEKPTEAPLIPLGAKGTLEGTEWLCIGYLVRSCTVEGVRYPWEEYLLYHPARGFTWLMHSNGHWVFLKPMAAGDVQLAPMVAAFYESRRYKAFQNVTAVTEAVQGEFYWEVTAGEWAKATEYVAPPYSVNVDATEDEVTYTHGEYLAPGVVKDAFKLKESLPPPQGIAPSQPNPHKAGMRSTFLWTLLWMAGLLVMAGFFSVRADNRVVQEMAVVVPPDAQPGTPAAMEFSKPFELTKRGNMEVEVSAAALDNDWLGVQGDLVNQDTGEVVGFYEELSYYSGSDSDGSWSEGSRSGSTTLSPLPPGKYVLRTTASFDPGPARSRAFNVKLTHDSPRGSWFCFAFVLLLVGPAWALFRSHGFETQRWSESNFAD; this is encoded by the coding sequence GTGACGCAGCAGGGACAGTGCCCATCGTGCGGTGTGCTGATCGAGTTCACCGCCGGCTCGGCGCAGGTGGTGGTGTGCGCGCACTGCCAGACGGTGGTGGCGCGCAGCGGGGCCACGTTCGAGGCCCACGGGAAGATTGGCCGCATCGTCCCCACCGACTCGCCGCTGCAACTGGGCGCGGAGGGCAGATACGCCAGGGCGGGCTACCGCATCATCGGCCACCTCCAGAAGGACCACGGCGCCGGCCCCTGGGACGAGTGGTACGTCGAGTTCGACGACGGCCGCACCGGGTGGATCAGCGAGTCCGAGGGCGCCTTCCACCTGCTCTTCGACGCGGGCGTGGAGGAAGGGCTCGTCCTGGAGAGCCTGCAACCCGGCGAGCGGCTGCGCCTGAGGAACCGTGCCTGGGTCATCGAGGAGCGCGGCCACGGGCGCGTGGTGTCCGCGGAGGGGCAGCTCCCCAGCGACGTGGACCCCACGCAGGACGCCTGGTACGTGGACGCCACTGGCGGCAAGGGGACCTTCCTCACGCTGGACTTCGGCACCCGCGGGCAGGACCCGGAGGTCTTCACCGGCGAGGCGCTGAAGCTGGAGCAGCTCGGCATCGCGGCCAGCCAGCTCCGTCCCCGTGCGCGCAAGGTGGAGATGAAGCAGGCGCGCTGCACCAACTGCAACGGCCCGCTGGAGCTGCGCGCGCCGGACAAGTCGCTGCGCGTGGCGTGCCCCTACTGCGGCGCGCTGCTGGACGTCAGCCACGGGCAGCTGTCCTTCCTGCGCCTGCTGGAGAAGCCCACCGAGGCGCCCCTCATCCCGCTGGGCGCGAAGGGGACGCTGGAGGGCACGGAGTGGCTGTGCATCGGCTACCTGGTGCGCTCGTGCACCGTGGAGGGCGTGCGCTACCCGTGGGAGGAGTACCTCCTCTACCACCCGGCGCGCGGCTTCACGTGGCTGATGCACTCCAACGGCCACTGGGTGTTCCTCAAGCCGATGGCCGCCGGTGACGTGCAGCTGGCACCCATGGTGGCCGCCTTCTACGAGAGCCGGCGCTACAAGGCCTTCCAGAACGTCACCGCCGTCACGGAAGCCGTGCAGGGCGAGTTCTACTGGGAGGTGACGGCGGGAGAGTGGGCGAAGGCCACGGAGTACGTGGCGCCGCCGTACTCGGTGAACGTGGACGCCACCGAGGACGAGGTGACGTACACCCACGGCGAGTACCTGGCGCCCGGCGTGGTGAAGGACGCCTTCAAGCTGAAGGAGTCCCTGCCGCCGCCCCAGGGCATCGCCCCCAGTCAGCCCAACCCGCACAAGGCGGGGATGCGCTCCACCTTCCTGTGGACGTTGCTCTGGATGGCGGGGCTGCTCGTCATGGCGGGCTTCTTCTCCGTGCGCGCGGACAACCGCGTGGTGCAGGAGATGGCGGTGGTGGTGCCCCCGGACGCGCAGCCCGGCACGCCGGCCGCGATGGAGTTCAGCAAGCCCTTCGAGCTGACCAAACGCGGCAACATGGAGGTGGAAGTCTCCGCCGCCGCGCTCGACAACGACTGGCTGGGCGTCCAGGGCGACCTGGTGAACCAGGACACGGGCGAGGTGGTGGGGTTCTACGAGGAGCTGAGCTACTACAGCGGCAGTGACAGCGATGGCTCGTGGAGCGAGGGCTCGCGCTCGGGGAGCACCACCCTGTCCCCGCTGCCGCCGGGGAAGTACGTGCTGCGCACCACGGCGTCCTTCGACCCGGGGCCGGCCCGCTCGCGCGCCTTCAATGTGAAGCTCACGCACGACTCGCCCCGGGGGAGCTGGTTCTGCTTCGCCTTCGTCCTGCTGCTGGTGGGGCCCGCGTGGGCGCTGTTCCGCTCGCACGGCTTCGAGACGCAGCGCTGGTCTGAGAGCAACTTCGCGGATTGA
- a CDS encoding flavin monoamine oxidase family protein, whose protein sequence is MELTRRELVAAFLGSAVASSCKRAAPREPVPGAIVDRAVEVGHKLRGGPLPRADVLEPVDVLVVGAGVAGLSAAWRLAGAGVKGVRVLELEAEAGGTSRSGHNAVSAYPWGAHYLPAPLEDRGPVVRLLREMGAVTGVDAEGYPTFEETLLIHEPEERLFYRGHWYEGLYLRAGASPADVAELERFDARMNAFAAARDAKGRKAFAVPSGLSSDDAEWTALDSLSMAAWLTREGFTSARLKWLVDYACRDDYGTTSEHVSAWAGIWYFAARQDGKGERSEGFLSWPEGNGRLVKQLQSALPPAAVERNVLVHTVEPNEGGCRVDALEAGTGKPRSFQARQVVLACPRFVAAHVVAPWRKQRPEWLGAFTYGPWVVANLTLSSPPRSRGFPLAWDNVFYESRSLGYVVSTHQQLRQDERGPTVLTWYLPMAGADAKAERDKALSASYADWEALVMADLLPAHPGLAAQAQRLEVQRWGHAMVRPSPGFMWGAEKKAARESLGRALHFAHTDLGGMALFEEANWFGVKAAERVLAELGRREASWL, encoded by the coding sequence GTGGAACTGACGCGGCGGGAGCTCGTCGCCGCGTTCCTCGGCTCGGCGGTGGCCAGTTCGTGCAAGCGCGCCGCTCCTCGCGAGCCCGTGCCGGGGGCCATCGTCGACCGCGCGGTGGAGGTGGGCCACAAGCTGCGGGGCGGACCACTGCCTCGCGCGGACGTGCTGGAGCCCGTGGACGTGCTGGTGGTGGGCGCGGGCGTGGCGGGCCTGTCCGCCGCGTGGCGGCTGGCGGGCGCGGGCGTGAAGGGCGTGCGCGTGCTGGAGTTGGAGGCCGAGGCGGGCGGCACGTCGCGCTCCGGCCACAACGCCGTGTCCGCGTACCCGTGGGGCGCGCACTACCTGCCGGCGCCCCTGGAGGACCGGGGCCCCGTGGTGCGGCTGCTCCGCGAAATGGGCGCCGTCACCGGCGTGGACGCGGAGGGCTACCCCACCTTCGAGGAGACCCTGCTCATCCATGAGCCGGAGGAGCGCCTCTTCTACCGGGGCCACTGGTACGAGGGCCTCTACCTGCGCGCGGGCGCGAGCCCCGCGGACGTGGCGGAGCTGGAGCGCTTCGACGCGCGGATGAATGCCTTCGCCGCGGCCCGCGACGCGAAGGGGCGCAAGGCCTTCGCGGTGCCCTCCGGGCTGTCCAGCGACGACGCGGAGTGGACGGCGCTGGACTCGCTCAGCATGGCCGCGTGGCTCACGCGAGAGGGCTTCACGTCCGCACGGCTGAAGTGGCTGGTGGACTACGCCTGCCGCGACGATTACGGCACCACGTCCGAGCACGTCTCCGCCTGGGCGGGCATCTGGTACTTCGCCGCGCGGCAGGACGGAAAGGGTGAGCGCAGCGAGGGTTTCCTGAGCTGGCCCGAGGGCAATGGCCGGCTGGTGAAGCAGCTCCAGTCCGCGCTCCCGCCCGCCGCCGTGGAGCGCAACGTGCTGGTGCACACCGTGGAGCCGAACGAGGGTGGCTGCCGCGTGGACGCCCTGGAGGCCGGTACCGGAAAGCCCCGCTCCTTCCAGGCGCGCCAGGTGGTGCTGGCCTGCCCGCGCTTCGTGGCGGCGCACGTGGTGGCCCCCTGGCGCAAGCAGCGTCCCGAGTGGCTGGGCGCCTTCACCTATGGGCCCTGGGTGGTGGCCAACCTGACGCTGTCCTCGCCGCCGCGCTCGCGCGGCTTCCCGCTGGCCTGGGACAACGTCTTCTACGAGAGCCGCAGCCTGGGCTACGTCGTCTCCACGCACCAGCAACTGCGCCAGGACGAGCGCGGGCCCACGGTGCTCACCTGGTACCTGCCCATGGCTGGCGCGGACGCGAAGGCGGAGCGCGACAAGGCGCTGTCGGCGAGCTACGCGGACTGGGAGGCGCTCGTCATGGCGGACCTGCTGCCCGCGCACCCGGGCCTCGCCGCGCAGGCGCAGCGGCTGGAGGTGCAGCGCTGGGGGCATGCCATGGTGCGGCCCTCGCCGGGCTTCATGTGGGGCGCGGAGAAGAAGGCGGCCCGCGAGAGCCTGGGCCGCGCCCTGCACTTCGCGCACACGGACCTGGGCGGCATGGCCCTCTTCGAGGAGGCCAACTGGTTCGGCGTGAAGGCCGCGGAGCGCGTGCTGGCGGAGCTGGGACGGCGCGAGGCGAGCTGGCTGTAG
- a CDS encoding M23 family metallopeptidase has protein sequence MSLGEQEQPQLVGTIAETCITPDPSGYESLETATGGELDEWREVVDALPASALKTDLQNRMLTHLKSPYSAFATATEAQSFLRNLRTPLPLKLPFTANSPYLSGTEVKLGHGWRYNGGGIHRGLDISRSNTPSDKDPSFDVLAIADGKVIGIYFDGPAGGGGNTVVIEHTGANGKKLYSFYMHLRNGRAHDVAAVKAMTCPVGDDGCARYQLMAKNYPNHPSWGTDSDAIPVSLGQWVTQGQKIAKSGNTMTAGTLATDGEPASNHANNHLHVYLGAPTPTDPKVTVEVDPYGVYEKVSTGCYDAFQATYYPRLWMPHYPDFHGITWDTFVELPEYYSGMSYRPKTLSYYEQNGVLRVAGSYQYSSDRNWGVQAGLDSASFDAVVDQWKQSSYVPRETRIRIDSAGKARYSTIFGKLRTNELTRFEHRLTQASLDSLYTTYVVNSGWRVEDFFPYREAGVQYYAVLFSNTDANTRWLRYAASETFAESEIASLPAQGLHVENIVADPTFSPPRFAYVANDASGCAPHVYVNGLMSGYQAAYNSESAMGYGLKKLQVYNNGANFTALFDKDSGSCQ, from the coding sequence ATGAGTCTGGGCGAGCAGGAACAGCCCCAGCTGGTCGGTACCATCGCCGAGACGTGCATCACTCCGGACCCCTCCGGCTACGAGTCGCTGGAGACCGCAACGGGTGGCGAGCTGGACGAGTGGCGCGAAGTCGTGGACGCCCTGCCGGCCTCCGCGCTGAAGACGGACCTCCAGAACCGGATGCTCACGCACCTGAAGAGCCCGTACTCGGCCTTCGCCACCGCGACCGAGGCCCAGAGCTTCCTGCGCAACCTGCGCACGCCGCTGCCGCTGAAGCTGCCCTTCACCGCGAACTCGCCGTACCTCTCCGGCACCGAGGTGAAGCTGGGCCACGGCTGGCGCTACAACGGCGGCGGCATCCACCGCGGCCTGGACATCAGCCGCTCCAACACCCCCAGCGACAAGGACCCCAGCTTCGACGTGCTGGCCATCGCGGATGGCAAGGTCATCGGCATCTACTTCGACGGCCCCGCGGGCGGTGGCGGCAACACGGTGGTCATCGAGCACACCGGCGCCAACGGGAAGAAGCTCTACAGCTTCTACATGCATCTGCGGAACGGCCGCGCCCACGACGTGGCCGCCGTCAAGGCGATGACCTGCCCCGTGGGCGACGACGGCTGCGCGCGCTACCAGTTGATGGCGAAGAACTACCCGAACCACCCCTCGTGGGGCACGGACAGCGACGCCATCCCCGTCTCCCTGGGCCAGTGGGTCACCCAGGGGCAGAAGATTGCGAAGTCCGGCAACACGATGACGGCCGGCACGCTCGCCACGGATGGCGAGCCCGCCAGCAACCACGCCAACAACCACCTGCACGTGTACCTCGGCGCGCCCACGCCCACGGACCCGAAGGTCACCGTGGAGGTGGACCCGTACGGCGTCTACGAGAAGGTCTCCACCGGCTGCTACGACGCCTTCCAGGCCACGTACTACCCGCGCCTGTGGATGCCGCACTACCCGGACTTCCACGGCATCACCTGGGACACCTTCGTCGAGCTGCCCGAGTACTACAGCGGCATGAGCTACCGCCCGAAGACGCTCAGCTACTACGAGCAGAACGGCGTGCTGCGCGTGGCGGGCTCATACCAGTACTCCAGTGACAGGAACTGGGGCGTGCAGGCCGGGCTGGACAGCGCGAGCTTCGACGCGGTGGTGGACCAGTGGAAGCAGTCCAGCTACGTGCCGCGCGAGACGCGCATCCGCATCGACTCGGCCGGCAAGGCCCGCTACAGCACCATCTTCGGCAAGCTGCGCACCAACGAGCTGACGCGCTTCGAGCACCGGCTGACGCAGGCCAGCCTGGACTCGCTCTACACCACGTACGTGGTGAACTCGGGCTGGCGCGTGGAGGACTTCTTCCCGTACCGCGAGGCCGGCGTGCAGTACTACGCGGTGCTCTTCAGCAACACCGACGCCAACACGCGCTGGCTGCGCTACGCCGCATCGGAGACGTTCGCCGAGTCGGAGATTGCCTCGCTGCCGGCGCAGGGCCTGCACGTGGAGAACATCGTCGCGGACCCCACCTTCAGCCCGCCGCGCTTCGCCTACGTCGCCAATGACGCCAGCGGCTGCGCGCCCCACGTCTACGTCAACGGGCTCATGTCCGGGTACCAGGCCGCGTACAACAGCGAGTCGGCCATGGGGTACGGCCTGAAGAAGCTGCAGGTCTACAACAACGGCGCCAACTTCACGGCCCTCTTCGACAAGGACAGCGGCAGCTGCCAGTGA
- a CDS encoding LysM peptidoglycan-binding domain-containing protein: MGLQDSYKDVLDVAKTVGAQVESREENGKLIIKGKANYAFDRDRIWDQIKAKHSNWQSEVMVMLDVTNNEHYGVYTVKSGDTLSKLAKDIYGDMKLYPKIFELNKDQLKNPDTIKVGQVLKLPPKSIANA, translated from the coding sequence ATGGGCCTGCAGGACAGCTACAAGGACGTGCTGGACGTCGCGAAGACCGTGGGTGCACAGGTCGAGTCTCGCGAGGAGAACGGCAAGCTCATCATCAAGGGGAAGGCGAACTACGCGTTCGACCGGGACCGCATCTGGGACCAGATCAAGGCGAAGCACTCGAACTGGCAGAGCGAGGTCATGGTCATGCTCGACGTGACCAACAACGAGCACTACGGCGTCTACACCGTCAAGTCGGGCGACACGCTGAGCAAGCTCGCCAAGGACATCTACGGGGACATGAAGCTCTACCCGAAGATTTTCGAGCTCAACAAGGACCAGCTGAAGAACCCGGACACCATCAAGGTCGGCCAGGTGCTGAAGCTGCCGCCCAAGTCCATCGCCAACGCCTGA
- a CDS encoding peptidylprolyl isomerase, translated as MRTRILTTVLLCLSLAACKDSDKKESSSTPPPASQTRPAQPAQAPAATPPAATPPAEAAASGEWTKKVQAGQEVYATLTTNQGAIVVRLFSKDAPKTVANFVGLATGEKPWTDPNSGQRVTDRPLYQGVIFHRVIPGFMIQGGDPTGTGRGDPGYRFEDEFQSGRTFNKPGLLAMANAGPGTNGSQFFITTSTPDYLNNRHTIFGEVVQGYDVVAKISNVQRDSRDRPQTPVVIEKISMSDQAPAGAK; from the coding sequence ATGCGGACCCGAATCCTGACGACCGTCCTCCTCTGCCTCTCCCTCGCCGCCTGCAAGGACTCCGACAAGAAGGAGTCCTCCAGCACGCCTCCTCCGGCCTCGCAGACGCGGCCCGCGCAGCCCGCACAGGCCCCCGCCGCCACGCCGCCCGCCGCCACGCCGCCCGCCGAGGCCGCCGCCTCCGGCGAGTGGACGAAGAAGGTGCAGGCCGGCCAGGAGGTCTACGCCACCCTGACCACCAACCAGGGCGCCATCGTCGTGCGCCTGTTCTCCAAGGACGCGCCGAAGACGGTGGCCAACTTCGTGGGCCTCGCCACGGGCGAGAAGCCGTGGACGGACCCCAACTCCGGTCAGCGGGTGACGGACAGGCCGCTGTACCAGGGCGTCATCTTCCACCGCGTGATTCCGGGCTTCATGATTCAGGGTGGAGACCCCACGGGCACCGGGCGCGGCGACCCGGGCTACCGCTTCGAGGACGAGTTCCAGAGCGGCCGCACCTTCAACAAGCCCGGCCTGCTGGCCATGGCCAACGCCGGCCCCGGCACCAATGGCAGCCAGTTCTTCATCACCACCTCCACGCCGGACTACCTCAACAACCGCCACACCATCTTCGGTGAGGTGGTGCAGGGCTACGACGTGGTGGCGAAGATCTCCAACGTCCAGCGCGACTCGCGGGACAGGCCGCAGACGCCGGTGGTCATCGAGAAGATTTCGATGAGCGACCAGGCCCCGGCGGGCGCGAAGTGA
- a CDS encoding lipase — protein sequence MTQSLPDVALPPPTPTPAPARESGAIARLSRSLRGLPPAERWWGPGCGGLAGWLQRSAQGLPGEDLTPRFKALLTRVREGEPVLPDAAKRHQYVLVRGMLGDELPGYLLDNVQRLERRGLDVLEAPVDTEGLIRDNVAVLREALLDAEHFGRSVVLVGHSKGGVECTATLALHPELRRVVRAVVTLQAPYGGSSLAHDLATTPEMRRLIDFAFPLLFHGVSRSVEELSYTSRMAFIRKHPYPAGIPTVSLATSRLSRLSSLYPLQRYLRDRYGYASDGLVTALDAEVPGAGVVRLDDMDHAEGALRALPGFNRYHPGDVTEAMVALALDAR from the coding sequence ATGACGCAGTCGCTGCCCGACGTCGCCCTTCCGCCGCCCACCCCCACTCCCGCCCCGGCCCGCGAGTCGGGCGCCATTGCCCGCCTGTCGCGAAGCCTGCGCGGCCTGCCTCCCGCGGAGCGCTGGTGGGGCCCCGGCTGTGGCGGCCTGGCCGGCTGGCTGCAACGCTCCGCGCAGGGGCTCCCCGGCGAGGACCTCACCCCGCGCTTCAAGGCGCTGCTGACGCGCGTGCGCGAGGGCGAGCCCGTGCTGCCGGACGCGGCGAAGCGGCACCAGTACGTGCTGGTGCGCGGCATGCTGGGGGACGAACTGCCCGGTTACCTGCTGGACAACGTGCAGCGGCTGGAGCGCCGGGGCCTGGACGTGCTCGAGGCGCCGGTGGACACGGAGGGGCTCATCCGCGACAACGTGGCGGTGCTGCGCGAGGCACTGCTGGACGCGGAGCACTTCGGCCGCTCGGTGGTGCTGGTGGGCCACAGCAAGGGCGGCGTGGAGTGCACGGCCACGCTGGCCCTGCACCCGGAGTTGCGCCGGGTGGTGCGCGCGGTGGTGACGCTGCAGGCGCCCTACGGCGGCTCCTCCCTCGCCCATGACCTGGCCACCACGCCGGAGATGCGGCGGCTCATCGACTTCGCCTTCCCTCTGCTGTTCCATGGGGTGTCCCGGTCCGTGGAGGAGCTTTCCTATACAAGTCGGATGGCGTTCATCCGAAAGCACCCCTACCCGGCCGGCATTCCCACCGTGTCGCTGGCCACCTCGCGCCTGTCGCGCCTGTCCAGCCTGTACCCCCTGCAGCGCTACCTGCGTGACAGGTACGGCTACGCGTCCGACGGCCTGGTGACGGCCCTGGACGCGGAGGTGCCCGGCGCGGGCGTGGTGCGCCTGGACGACATGGATCACGCGGAGGGCGCGCTGCGCGCCCTGCCCGGGTTCAATCGCTATCACCCCGGCGACGTCACCGAGGCCATGGTGGCCCTGGCGCTCGACGCCCGCTGA